The genomic stretch GGAGCGGCCCGAGCGGTGGTGGCCATCGTTCGAATCCGCCTCCACCACTGAGACCGTCGCACTGACGGCCAGCGCCCGAGCCCACCTGGGCGACCTGCCCTACAGCACGCCGCATGGGGCCGCGCTGATATCTCCTGACGTCCTCCTGGGCCGGGACACGGAGCGGCAGTGGCTGCGCGAAGCCCTGTCGCGCGTGCAGGCACACGGCGCGCCCGTGCTGCGCACCCTGCTGGCGGAAGAGGGCCTGGGCAAGACACGCCTGCTCACGACGTGGCGGAGCGAGCTGGAGGGCACGCCCGGCGTCTCCGTGCGCTTCGTCGAGGCGCTCCCGGATGAAGGCAGCGCGAGCGAAAGCGGTCTGCGAAGTCTCATCAACACCGTCCTCGGCCTGCCATCTCAGACTCCCTCGGATGAAGCGCTGCGCCGGCTGCTCGCGGACGCGCGTCCCCCGTTGGATGTCGCCACCGTGCACCCGGCGGCGCGCAGGCAACTGGTGGCGAGGGCCATCGCAGCGCACCTGTGGCGGCTCGCGGCCGCTCAGCCCCTGGTGCTGCTGGTCGATGACGCGCACACGCTGGACCCCACGGCCCTGGATGCACTGGAACTAGCGACGCTCTCTGGAGAGGGTGCCCCACTGTGCGTGGTGCTCGCCGGCCGGCACCGGCTGTTAGGCCTACGCCCCTACCTGGGGGAACGCGCACGAGACGCCGAACAGCGAGAGCTTTCTCCCCTTCCGGAACACGATGCGCGCGAGCTGCTTCGCCAGTGGCTGCGCCCCGTAGACCTGATTGCCGAAGGCGTGTTGCGAGAGCTGGTGGAGCGCTGCGGCGGCTCGCCATTGCGCATGATGGAGACGGTGCGTGCCCTCCGAGGCGCGGGCGCCATCCGCACCCGTCCGGATGGGGGTGGCTACCTCGCCGCGGACGCGCTGAACGGGCTGGCTCCGGACCGCCCGGGCGCGGATGAACGGCTCGCCGAGCGCAGCCTCGCGGCCCTGCCCCCTGGCCTGCGCGCCCTGCTCCAGGTCGCGGCGCTCCTGGGAGACGACGTGCGGCTGGAGGAACTCACCGCCACGCTCGCCCACCTGGAGGCAGACCCGTCCCTGGACCTGTCGCTGGACCCGGGCGTCGCGCTGGAGCGGCTGGCACGCGCGGGCATGGTGGAACCCCGAGGGCCGCGACGCTGGCGCTTCGAACACACCACCCTGCGCGAAGCCTTCACCGCACTGCTCCCTCCGCCCCTGAAGCGGCGCATCTGCACGGCCGCATTGCGCGCCCTGCCCGCTACGCCCACCGCCCGAAGGGCGCGTCTGGCCGAGGCCGCCGGAGATTCCCTCCAAGCCACGTCCCTCCACTGGAACCTGGCCGAATCCGCTCGCCACGCGCACCGGCTCCTGGAGGCGGAACGGCACTACTCGGCCGCCCTGTCGCTGGTGCCGCGCACCGAAGAGGCCGTCCGGCTGGAGCTGCTGTCGGGACGAGGACGCGTGCGCTACCGCCTCCAGCGCATCGACGATGCCGTGGAAGACCTGCGCGCCGCCCGCCTGCTGGCCGAGGCCCACCGCGATGTGGTGCGCGAGGCGGACTTGCTGCTGGAAGAAGCCACCGCCCTCGACTGGCAGGACGACGCGATGGGCTCCACCGCGCTGCTGGAGCAGGCCCTGCACTGCCTGAAGGAAGCGGTCCCTCCGGAGCTGGCCGCGCGCCATGCCCTGGCCCAGGCGCGCGTCTTCGTGCGGCAGGAGGACATCACTGGGGCCGTGCCCGCCCTGGAGCGAGCCGTGGAGGCCGCGCGGTCCGGAGAGGACTCGGAGACGGAGGCCATCGCCCTGGCCATGCTGGGCGCGATGCTGGCGTGGACCGACCGACTGGACGAAGCCTCGCGCCGCTTCGACGAAGCCATCGCCCTGTGCGAGGCGACCGGCGACACCCTGCACCTGGGCGTGGCCCTCAACAACCGGATGGTGCTGCATGTCCAGCGCCGGGACGCGGCGGGCGCTCACGCGGACCTGGAGCGCGCGGTGACCCTGGGACGCGAGCTGGGCAACGTGCAGATTGAACGGACCTCCGCCTTCAACCTGGCGCTGCTGCTCGGCTACCAGGGCCGGGCCGTGGAGGCATTGCCCCTGGCGCGGCGGGCCGGAGTGCTCAGCCAGCGCTTCTTCCCCCGGTCCATGGCCCAGGATGCCCTGCTGGTGGCGCGCCTGTGCTGCGAGCTCGGAGACATGTCCGAAGTCGCACGTCAGCTCGCCTGGCTCGAGGAGCCGGACACGCGGCAGCGTCTGTCACCTTCGGACGCGCTGATGCTGTCCGTGGTCCGGCGCGTCGTGAACGAGGCTCGCGACGCCCTTCCCTACGGCGCCGATGCCTGGGCCCACCTGGTGGATGAGTCACGCCAGTTGGCCACGCCTGATGAGCGGCTGGAGATTCTCGTCTGGGCGGCACGCGCGGCTCGCAAGGCCGGAGACACGGTGACGCTGCGGGCGCGGGTCGCGGAGGTCGAGGAGACCGCACGCGAAGCGCCGCTGTGGACGGACCGCGTCCGCGCGCTGGCGGCCCCGGCCGAAAGCCCCTAGCGGGACGGCCACGCCCAGTGCCGGGGCCAAGAACCGTGTTAGCACGGGGTGTCGCCGCAAAGGCACGGAGGGACGTCCCATGGCCGGTGGGCCCCCACGCGAACACGCCATATCGTTATATGGAGACGAACTGGAACCCGGAGCGCTGGTGGGCGACTGGGTCATCGAGTCACGCGTCCACGCGGGTGTGACCGCGTGGCTCTATCGCGCGTCGCACCTGTCCACCCGGGCTCCCGCCGCGGTGAAGGTGGTCCGTGCCGAGTTCAACCACGTCACCAACGTGCTCCGCCGCTTCCAGCAGGAAGCGGACACGCTCCGGGTGCTGCGCCATCCCCACATCGTGGAGGTGCTCGAGCATGGCGACCTTCGCGACGGACGCCCCTGGCTGGCCATGGAATGGCTGGAGGGCGAAAGCGTGGACCAGTGGCTCACGCGCCGAGGCCCCTTCTCCCTCGCGGAGACGCTGACGGTGATGGAGGAACTGGGCGCCGCGCTGCACTTCGCCCATGGCCGCGGCATCCTGCACCGGGACCTCAAGGCCCAGAACGTGATGGTCATCCCCCGGGCGGAGGGCTTCACGGTGAAGCTGGTGGACTTCGGCATCGCCCGCGTGGAGCCACCTGAAGGACTCTCCGGCCTGACGTCCGGCGGCGCCGTGCTCGGCACTCCCGTGTCCATGGCCCCCGAGCAGATTCGCGGGCAGGCCATGGACGCACGCACCGACCTGTACGCGATGGGCGTGCTTCTCTACCAACTCCTCACCGGGAGCCTGCCTTTCGAGGGCACCAGCGTGGTGGAGGTCGAGGAGCAGCACCTCCATGCGCCGCCGCCGCACCTGGATGAACGGGGGCACGCACCGCCAGCACTGGACGCCGTGGTCCAGCGGTGTCTCGCGAAGGCCCCTGGGGACCGCTGGCCGGACGTGCCCGCCTTCCTCGATGCCTTGCGCGCGGCGCTGGCGCCCGCCCCGGATGAGACGTGGGCCGTGGCTGTCTATGTGGACCTCCGCTTCCCGGTGGCCCTGGACGAGCACACCGACGCGGACCTGGATGCCAGGGACGCCGCGCTGGACGCGACGCTCACCGAACTGGAGACCCGTGGATGGGCGCTCGCCATGGAGAGTGGAAACGCCGTGCTCGCGTGGCGGTTGCTGCCTCCCGCGGCCGAGGCCCGTGTCCCCACACTGGTGGAAGCGCGCCATGTGGCGGACGCGCTGTTGCGGCAAGCGTGTGAGGCCGCGGGTGACAGCGTGGAAGTCCGCGTCTATGCACACGCAGCCTTGTGTGAGCTGAACACGGACGCCCAGGGCCTTCCGAGGTTGGCGGGCGGTGAGTTGCTCCGCCTGGAGTCCTGGGCTTCGGGAGGTACCGCGGGCGAAATCCTACTGTCGGATGCACTCGCCAGCCGCTGAGCGAGCTACGTCCGCAGCCGGTGCCGGCGCAGCAGGCGGTACAGGTACACGCGGTCCATGTCCGCGGCGGTGGCGGCCTGCGACACCTTGCCTCCGTGGAGCTTGAGGAGCGCATCCAGATACTCGCGCTCGAAGACCTCCAGCGCGCGGCGACGGGCCTCCGCGTAGGGCTGCTTCGGGTCCACCAGGCTGCGCAGCACCGCTTGCGCGCTCACCTCGTCGGCGTCAGGCGGCATGGCGTCCTGGAAGACGAGGCAACGCTCCAGGTGGTTGCGCAGCTCGCGCACGTTCCCCGGCCACGCGGCGTGCTGGAGCTGCGCGATGAACTCCGGAGTGCTCAGCGCCGCGAGCTGCTCGGAGCCGGCCCCGAAGGCCGTGAGGATTCGCTCCGCGATGAGGGGGATGTCCTCGGGCCGCTCCCGCAGCGCGGGGATGATGATGCGCACCACCGCGAGGCGGAAGAACAGGTCGGAGCGGAAGCGCGCCGCGTTCACCTCGGCGCGCAGGTCCCGGTGCGTCGCGGCGATGACGCGCACGTTGACGGGCTGGTACCCGTTGGCGCCCAGGCGGCGAATCTCCTTGTTCTCCAGGACGCGCAACAGCTTCGGCTGCAGCTCCGCGGGCAGCTCGCCAATCTCGTCCAGGAAGATGGTGCCGCCGTCCGCCTCCTCGAAGGCACCAATGCGGCGCTGGATGGCGCCGGTGAAGGAGCCCTTCTCGTGACCGAACAGCTCGCTCTCCAGCAGGTTGCCGGGAATGGCGCCGCAGTCCACGGTGAGGAAAGGCCCTGAGGCCCGGGCGCTGGCCTGGTGGATTGCGAAAGCCGCGCGGCTCTTGCCCGTGCCCGTCTCCCCCTCCAGCAACACCGTCGCGTCGCTCGCGGCGGCTCGCTCCATGAGGGCGAAACTGGCGCGCGTCACGGGCGACGAGCCCACCAGCTCACCGAACGTCGTGCGGTCGGAGATGAGCAGCCGGTTCGTCTCCGGGCTGAAGTCGAACCGGACGCTCACCCGGCCCAGGCGCAGGATGCTGCCGCCACGAAGGTACGCGTCGCGCACGTGGACGCCGTCGAGCACGGTGCCGTTTCGGCTGTCCAAATCCCGCAGGCGGGCACCCTCGTGGTCGACCTTCACCTCGCAGTGGAAGCGCGAGACGGTGGGCTCCTCGATGACGAAGTCGTTGAGCCCATGCGAACCGATGGAGAACGTGTCCGCGTTGCTGTCCTTGGACTGCCCAGGCTGCGGACCTTCGAGGACGGTGAATCGGAAGCGGCGAACAGCGCCCGAGCTCCCGGGCCTTCCTGTACCTGTGGGCCGCGTCTGCTGGACGGAATCAGGCCCTTCGGCTGGACGGCCCGCCCCCTGGGGTCGCTCGGTGTGACTCATAAGGGATGGACGCTATCACCGTGGACGTCACGCCAGCGGGCCCCGTGGCCACTTGACCTACCGGAGGCCCCATTCGACGACGAAGTCCGGCATGTCCTCCGCGCGGGACAGCCGGGCAAACGACTCCGGGCGTTCGTCCCCCGTCCACAGACCGACGAGGTCGCCCAACAGCCAGTGGGACAGTGAGCGCGCCACCCGCTGCACCCCGTCTCGCGGCACACCCGACAGCGAGCGCTGCGATTCCATCATCGCGCGCACCGTTCGCGACGGAACCACCCAGCACTCGGCCCGAGGAAACGGAGGCGCCAGGAACAGGCAGAACGCGGCATCGGTCCGCAGCAACTGCGCGTCCAGGTGCTCCCGGCCCAGCCGGAAGGCGGGCAGCCACTGACCTTCTCCGCGCTGTTCGAGCTTCACCACCTGCACGGACACCACGCGCCGCGTGCGCAGGAAGTCGCCCACCGCCACGTCGAGGACGAAAGCCACCTCCACCCCAGGTCGCGCGACGGCCAAAGGCGGAGGTACGGCGGCCGGAGCCGCCTCGCCGTCCACCGGCACGGGCACGGGCTCGGGCTCCGGTTCACGGCGCCGGACCGTCATCGACAGCTCCCACGGCGAGGGCTGCCCCTGGGACATCAGCGCGGCGACGTCCGCCTTCACCCGCGCCAGCTCGGCGCGCAGCGCTTCGAGCAGGTCCGCCGCCAGCGTCTCGGTGTCCTCGCGGAAGCGCTCCGGATAGCGAGAAGAGAACTCCGCCTCCACTCGACCGAAAGCGCCCAGCAACAGCTCCTCCAGGTCCCGGTCACGCAGCCACGTCCGGCCGCCGAGCGGCACCGCGCGCGTCACATGCAGGTGCCGCAACGCCTCCGTCAACGTCGCGGGGCCCGAAGCCTGTGAAGGCTCCACGGGGGCGCCCGGCTTCCCCTTCGCCGACGAGCCCTGGAACCAGGACTGGAGCGTCCGGACGCGGAGGCGAACGCGTGACGACGGGTGCTCCTTCAGCCGCTTCACCTGTCTCCGGTCGGTCGCGGTGCGCACCAGCGCCAGCACCGTGAGCTCCGCCTCGGACGAAGCGGCATCCGGCGCGCACCAGAGGAAGAACTCGATGGCCGCCTTGCGCAGCACGGGCTTGCGCCCCACGCGGTCGGCGACTTCCTGACGCCACGCCGCCAGCTCGTCCAGACCGGGCCGCACGGCACCGGGCATGAAGCGAGGCCACAGCTCGGCACATTCTTCCGCCAGCCAGTGGAGCTGGTCGAATCCCGGCGCCCCCGGCTTGAGCTTCGACAGCGCGCGCTTGCGGCGGTCGAAAGCATCTGGCGCGCCCTTGCGCACAGCGGCACGGAACAACCGCTCCTCCAGCCACAGCAGCGTGAGCACCAGACCCGGCTCGCCCTTGCGCAGCGTGGCCTGGCAGTGGTCGAGAACGAAGCGCACGGGGCCCAGGTCCGCCGAGGCCTCGAAGTCGCCGTGCACCAAAGCGCCCAGCGCCCCGCGCAGGCCGTCCACCGGCGGCGCATCGAAGCGCGCCAGCAGCTCGCACAGGTTCTCCACCACTTCGGGAGGACCGCCGACCTCCAGCGTGCGCGACAGCAGCAGCCCCGCCCGAGCGCACCAGTCCGGCTCCTTGCGTCCACCGGGGTAGCACGCCAGGAAGCCACTCATGCCGCTGCGGCCCTCCGGCGACGTCGCCAGCGAGAAGAGCCGCTCGGCCAGGACCTCCGAAGCTTCCCGCCACGGCAGCCGCGCGGCCCGTGTCCGGATGAACTCCGCCAACCGGTCGCGCCCGTCCGCCGCCGTCGCCGGCATCAGCGCGCGCAGTTGCTCCAGCAGCGCGACGGACTTCGCGCCGGTGCCCAACACCTGACGCAGGTCCACCTCCACTGCGCCGTGGAAGCGCAGGGCCCGGCCGTCGAAGGTGCACGGCGCGTCGCCGACGAGGGACTGGAGCGCGTCCGGGTGCCGCTTCAGGATGCGCGTCAGCACCGTGGTGACGGTGGCCTCCGTCTCACGCCGCACCCGCGCGGCCGTGTCCGCATCCCCCACCTCCAACAACGCAGCCAGCATCGTCTCCTGCCGCGCCATCAAGCGCGGCAGCAGGCCTCGAGGCGGCGCGGCGTAGGGCCACAGCAACTCACTGCACGAAGAGAGCAGGAACAACAGCTCGCCGAGGGTCCGCTCGCCCTCGTCCAGTCGGCTCCAGGCCGCCGCTTGCGCCAGGGTGCGCTCATCCAGCGAAGCGCCTCGCACCCAGGCCGCGAAGGACTCGCGCCACTGGGCCGACGCGGTCATGGCATCCGCCGCGGGCGTCCCCGTCACCGTCTCATAGAGGGACCGGAGCGACTCCGGCCAGCCGGTTTCATTGACGGGCTGCATGCTCTCTCACGCACCTCATGCCACCGCGCCAGCGGGCAGGGCCCGC from Myxococcus xanthus encodes the following:
- a CDS encoding serine/threonine-protein kinase, which gives rise to MGDWVIESRVHAGVTAWLYRASHLSTRAPAAVKVVRAEFNHVTNVLRRFQQEADTLRVLRHPHIVEVLEHGDLRDGRPWLAMEWLEGESVDQWLTRRGPFSLAETLTVMEELGAALHFAHGRGILHRDLKAQNVMVIPRAEGFTVKLVDFGIARVEPPEGLSGLTSGGAVLGTPVSMAPEQIRGQAMDARTDLYAMGVLLYQLLTGSLPFEGTSVVEVEEQHLHAPPPHLDERGHAPPALDAVVQRCLAKAPGDRWPDVPAFLDALRAALAPAPDETWAVAVYVDLRFPVALDEHTDADLDARDAALDATLTELETRGWALAMESGNAVLAWRLLPPAAEARVPTLVEARHVADALLRQACEAAGDSVEVRVYAHAALCELNTDAQGLPRLAGGELLRLESWASGGTAGEILLSDALASR
- a CDS encoding serine/threonine-protein kinase gives rise to the protein MRCPTCHRRVAERCPRHGPVEARAPGSLPEPPDVAGHVLGAPLGRGGFGRVFAARREVDGQDVALKVLEPLAGERLGRELEALRRIGPPAVPRLLGEATTRAGERVVIMERIEGPTLARRLAKLPGAGALPWVDAAPLMRALAEALAQVHAAGVVHRDLKPENVVLSEGRLVLLDFGLARLTAQDDGEGLSPGLTRTGQRLGTHEYMSPEQCRDARYIDARADLYGLGVMFFELLCGRPPFVGEAAAVLQAHVSRRPPAIRTLAPWPVPAAVETLVQRLLAKAPEDRGDSARSLAEELRELQGAGDALVTHAVSGALAENPRRATEASRTDAGPSTAPTPDTSRATHEVAVLGVKSSLDAPALQACLAGSGVILARVEPGLCLFAFPHEVAVEAGLRAALRAAEVLKAALPPNATLALHCAPLRIRERAGRLTVGGAAVERPERWWPSFESASTTETVALTASARAHLGDLPYSTPHGAALISPDVLLGRDTERQWLREALSRVQAHGAPVLRTLLAEEGLGKTRLLTTWRSELEGTPGVSVRFVEALPDEGSASESGLRSLINTVLGLPSQTPSDEALRRLLADARPPLDVATVHPAARRQLVARAIAAHLWRLAAAQPLVLLVDDAHTLDPTALDALELATLSGEGAPLCVVLAGRHRLLGLRPYLGERARDAEQRELSPLPEHDARELLRQWLRPVDLIAEGVLRELVERCGGSPLRMMETVRALRGAGAIRTRPDGGGYLAADALNGLAPDRPGADERLAERSLAALPPGLRALLQVAALLGDDVRLEELTATLAHLEADPSLDLSLDPGVALERLARAGMVEPRGPRRWRFEHTTLREAFTALLPPPLKRRICTAALRALPATPTARRARLAEAAGDSLQATSLHWNLAESARHAHRLLEAERHYSAALSLVPRTEEAVRLELLSGRGRVRYRLQRIDDAVEDLRAARLLAEAHRDVVREADLLLEEATALDWQDDAMGSTALLEQALHCLKEAVPPELAARHALAQARVFVRQEDITGAVPALERAVEAARSGEDSETEAIALAMLGAMLAWTDRLDEASRRFDEAIALCEATGDTLHLGVALNNRMVLHVQRRDAAGAHADLERAVTLGRELGNVQIERTSAFNLALLLGYQGRAVEALPLARRAGVLSQRFFPRSMAQDALLVARLCCELGDMSEVARQLAWLEEPDTRQRLSPSDALMLSVVRRVVNEARDALPYGADAWAHLVDESRQLATPDERLEILVWAARAARKAGDTVTLRARVAEVEETAREAPLWTDRVRALAAPAESP
- a CDS encoding sigma 54-interacting transcriptional regulator, with protein sequence MSHTERPQGAGRPAEGPDSVQQTRPTGTGRPGSSGAVRRFRFTVLEGPQPGQSKDSNADTFSIGSHGLNDFVIEEPTVSRFHCEVKVDHEGARLRDLDSRNGTVLDGVHVRDAYLRGGSILRLGRVSVRFDFSPETNRLLISDRTTFGELVGSSPVTRASFALMERAAASDATVLLEGETGTGKSRAAFAIHQASARASGPFLTVDCGAIPGNLLESELFGHEKGSFTGAIQRRIGAFEEADGGTIFLDEIGELPAELQPKLLRVLENKEIRRLGANGYQPVNVRVIAATHRDLRAEVNAARFRSDLFFRLAVVRIIIPALRERPEDIPLIAERILTAFGAGSEQLAALSTPEFIAQLQHAAWPGNVRELRNHLERCLVFQDAMPPDADEVSAQAVLRSLVDPKQPYAEARRRALEVFEREYLDALLKLHGGKVSQAATAADMDRVYLYRLLRRHRLRT